The following are from one region of the Mixophyes fleayi isolate aMixFle1 chromosome 7, aMixFle1.hap1, whole genome shotgun sequence genome:
- the LOC142098485 gene encoding uncharacterized protein LOC142098485, with protein sequence MSQARTPPHGDHRHQLGGGTLPARHTRDFGDNTQAPVWPYFQCQRMSPPASRLYMSHWASSPGYGAGGPYYGGQGGRSDNFVVDYHHSSGGNFGSGPPPLLGDSRLQRRRESFSASPSTARVSAPNLSTVDRDSNTARRRLDYLPRHQMTVPLSVSEPTVMHPETRVGSRDRPCAEAQDQMTAERREEEIQDTSGGQATAVSLGQTSVGDGNPAPADHQAGIRGLAEQAIAPSTLKTYQSAWRRWLLFSRQKDQSEAGQQDAMLAFMWDRYSEGDSRTTMASTLAGISFMAKLHGYPDVTKGFLINKALRGWGRVRPSHADTRLPITSNILEDLIGNVGSVTLDSYEKLLFSLAFSMAYFGAFRISELVARSRGHQESGLRVEHVSLGEGILACKIVKSKTDQSGRGSWVQLTSQQPCLICPVRLASLFMSKRPHANLFLCHANGIPLTKYQFATILKRTLQSINLNSTLYGTHSFRIGAATSAALAGSSSEAIKALGRWKSAAFKSYVRIDKVVD encoded by the exons ATGTCCCAGGCCCGTACCCCACCTCACGGGGACCACCGTCACCAACTAGGGGGGGGCACACTTCCCGCCAGACACACAAGAGATTTTGGAGACAACACCCAGGCGCCGGTGTGGCCCTATTTTCAATGCCAGCGTATGTCCCCTCCGGCGTCTCGCCTATACATGTCTCATTGGGCCTCTTCCCCGGGGTACGGGGCGGGGGGGCCTTATTACGGGGGTCAGGGGGGTAGGTCCGACAATTTCGtagtcgattatcaccattcCAGCGGCGGTAACTTCGGttcagggccccctcccctccttgggGATAGCCGCTTACAGCGGAGGCGGGAGTCATTTTCAGCGTCCCCCAGTACGGCCCGTGTGTCAGCCCCTAACCTCTCTACCGTAGATAGGGATAGTAAcacggcgcggcggcgcttggactatttaccCAGACATCAGATGACTGTCCCCCTTTCCGTTTCAGAGCCTACTGTTATGCATCCGGAGACGAGGGTCGGCAGTCGCGATCGTCCGTGTGCTGAGGCTCAGGATCAGATGACGGCAGAACGGAGGGAGGAAGAGATCCAGGACACGTCAGGAGGACAGGCCACAGCTGTGTCGCTAGGGCAGACGTCTGTCGGTGATGGGaatcctgctcctgctg atcatcaagccggcataagagggctcGCGGAACAAGcaatagctccctccaccctgaaaaCATATCAGTCGGCGTGGAGACGGTGGTTGCTTTTCAGCAGAcaaaaggaccaatcagaggcAGGTCAGCAAGATgccatgctagcctttatgtgggatagGTACTCGGAGGGAGATTCAAGGACTACTATGGCATCCACCCTGGCCgggatatcatttatggccaagctgcacgGTTACCCTGACGTCACAAAAGGATTTTTGATTAATAAGGCTCTGAGGGGATGGGGGAGAGTCCGTCCCTCTCATGCCGATACCCGTTTACCGATTACCTCTAACATTTTGGAAGATCTGATAGGGAATGTGGGGTCGGTTACCTTAGATAGTTACGAGaaacttttatttagtttggccttTTCCATGGCTTATTTTGGAGCCTTTCGCATCTCAGAGTTGGTAGCCAGGTCCAGGGGACATCAGGAGTCAGGTTTGAGAGTTgagcatgtcagtctgggcgaagggatcttagcctgcaaaatagttaaatCAAAGACTGACCAAAGTGGCAGGGGATCATGGGTCCAGTTAACCTCTCAGCAGCCATGTCTTATTTGCCCGGTCAGGTTAGCATCATTGTTTATGAGTAAAAGACCTCATGCTAATTTGTTTCTGTGTCACGCTAATGGTATACCGTTGACAAAATATCAATTCGCGACCATTTTAAAACGTACCTTGCAGTCTATTAATCTAAACAGTACATTATACGGgacacactcatttaggatcggtgcAGCTACATCCGCTGCCTTGGCAGGTTCTTCTAGCGAAGCTATAAAAGCACTGGGGCGATGGAAATCTGCGGCTTTTAAGTCATATGttagaattgacaaggttgttGACTGA